CGCCGGACACGAATGCATCCACGTTCTTCGTGCCGTAATGACATTCAAGCAATTTCGCCTGATAGTCGTGGCGCGTCGGCTCTGCGCTGAGCGCCTTCTGAAGCACGTCCTCAGCCTGCTGATAGAGGCCATAAGCAATATAGACATCCGCCTCAGCCAGGACGTCATCGGACGACTCAACTTCTCTCGCACGCTCGACTGCCTGCTGCTGGTTATCAGCGCCAGGCTGGGTTTCAGCCTCAGATTGCATATCGAACGCGGCGATACCCTGCAACTCAGTCGTCGCGTCCGGTTCGATTTCATCAGCCGCGGCAGCAGGTGACTCAGCCACTGCGCCGGCATCTATAGTCTCGCTCTTGTCCCGCTCCGCTTCATCGGCCAGATCGAATGCCGGATCTTCGGTCGGAGGCAGGCTACCTGGCGTCGCATCGGCATTTTGGTCGGCGCGCGCTTTGGATGAACGCCTGGCCACCAGCCAGAGCAATGCCAGCAACAGCAGGATGCCACCGCCTGCGGCCATCAGCAGGTTGGGGCTACTCATCAGATCATCGATGAAACTCGGCTGGGAGACCGGTGGCTGCGTGACAACAGGCTTGGGCACAACTGGCGGTTTGGGCTCGGTCGGCTTGGCTGTTGTAGCAGCAGATTGCGGCTGAGGCTTGACCACAGCGGGCACGGCTGCGCTGGCCGCTGGCGCAACACTGTTAGCGGATGCAAGGCTAGTCGCAGCCGCTGGCGCCACAGACGTTGGTGCAACCGGCACCGTCGAGGCCGCAGCCGCACTCACTGAAGTAGCATTGGAGGCGGCAGCAATCGACGCCCGAGTCACTGGTGGCGCAAGCGGTGCTGGCTTGTTAGACGGCTTGTTCGCAGCATTTGCCTGCTGTTGCAGGCTGGCCAATTCCTGGCTCTTCATCGCAAGCAAGGCCTGCTGCTTCTTGACGATAGCCTGCAAGGCGTTGACGCGAGACTGAAGATCATTGATCTCCTGCTTGTGGGATGCCGCGCTCTCCTGCGCCAGCGCCAGTTGATGCTTCAGATCCGCCACATTCGAACTGCCGGCTGCAGACTTCGTGCTCGTCCCTTGCGTACTCGGCTCGGTGCCCATGATTTTCAGGTGCCCGGCAGATGATGACGCACTGCCCGATGTCGTCTGCACTGCGGGCTTGGCCGACGGTACGCCCGCGGGCGCGGTTCCTGTCGCTTTCAGTTGTGTTTGCGCAACCGTTTTACCCGCAAGACGTGCGGCATAGGCACGCCAGAGCGCGTTCTGCTTGCTGACCTGTGCGGCTGCCGTTGCCGCGTTCAGCGCAGTCAAGGATTGAGATGAGGGTGCGCGAAGGACATAACCACTTTTAAGTCCGTTTACGTTGCCGTTGATGAAGGCTCGCGGATTCGTTTTAACCAGCGCGAGCATCATCTGATCGAGGGTCGCAGTCCGTCCCTGCCCCATGACACCCGCCACTTGACTCAGCGTATCACCGCGCTTGACACGATACTGACCAGGCGCGGTCGAAGACGCCGCCGTCTGTGCAGAACTGGCGCTGGTTGTCAGTATCGGTGCCGCCGGGGCGGGGCGAGTGGCCTGTAGCGGCGCGCTGATCGACGTCTCGGGCTTGCCGTGCATGTAATTCGGCGGGTTGAGTAGCACAGTGTACTCACGCAACAACTGCCCACCTGGCCATGTCACTTCCACCAGGAAGTCGAGGAAGGGCTGCATAACCGCCTTGGGGGTGGTGATGCGTATATAGGGCACACCGCCGCTGCCCGATATCACCTCGAAATGCAGATTATCGAGATAACCAGGGCGCGGGATTCCCACCTGCTTGAACAGGCGCGGCGATGCCAGCTTGACACTGAGCCCCTGCAAGTCGGACGCACTGGCCCCAACCAGTTTGATATCTGCTCGCAGCGGCTGGTTCAGCGTGGTGCCAACCTCGATGGAACCGAGGCCAAGAGCCAGTGAGGTGGCGGGTGCCAGGAGGCAACCCATGAGGGACAAGCCCAAGGCCAGTCTACGCACGTTCAGATCCCCTCAGAGTTAGTATGTTTCTTGGGAGTACATTCCCGATTTCCAGTTATATCGCGCGCCAACCGAACCTAAGGCCGAGAGGCTCGTAATACATGATCGAGATTTCAGCGGTAACTTTAGAAGATATGTGACGTTTTATCAAAATCTTCACGCTTTGAACACCACTCGAGCAAACTCTTCACAACAGCACGCCGCATTTATAACGCGCTTCTCACCTCAATCGCCCGCTTCCAGAACAATCCGCAACATGCGCCGCAAAGGCTCCGCTGCGCCCCACAACAGCTGATCGCCACACGTAAACGCGCCGAGATATTCCGGCCCCATATTGAGTTTGCGCACGCGCCCGACGGGCACTTCGAGCTTGCCATTGACCGCCGCCGGACTCAATTCGCGCATCGACACATCCCGCTCGTTCGGTATCAGCCTCACCCAATCGTTGGCCTCGCGAATCAACGTTTCAACCTCGGCGATAGACACATCTTGCGCGAGCTTGATGGTCAGCGCCTGAGAATGACAGCGCATGCTGCCCACGCGCACGCACATGCCATCGACAGGCAAAGGACTCGACTCGCTGCCAAGAATTTTGTTCGTCTCCGCCTGCGCCTTCCACTCCTCACGGCTCTGACCGTTATCGAGCTGCTTGTCGATCCATGGAATCAGACTCCCGGCCAGCGGCACGCCGAACTGCGCGACCGGAAAGTCGGACGACCGCAACTCAGCGCTCACCTTCGCATCGATATCAAGAATCGCCGAAGCAGGATCAGCCAGTTCAGCGGCCACACAGGCGTGCAGCGCGCCCATCTGATTGAGCAGTTCGCGCATGTTCTGCGCACCCGCTCCGCTTGCGGCCTGATACGTCATCACGCTCATCCATTCAACCAGACCTGCGCGGAACAGCCCACCGAGTCCCATCAGCATCAGGCTGACCGTGCAGTTACCGCCGATCCAGGTCTTGCCGCCGGCAGCCAGCCTGGCGTCGATAATGTCGCGGTTGACCGGATCGAGAATGATCACCGACTCATCGCTCATGCGCAGTGTCGAGGCGGCGTCGATCCAGTGACCGGCCCAGCCCGCAGCCCGCAGCTTCGGGTAGACCTCGGCAGTGTAGTCGCCCCCCTGGCAGGTGATGATCACATCCATCTCACCGAGGCGGGCAATATCAAAGGCATCGGCCAGCGTGCCGCCGCCATAGGCCGGAGCGTCGCCACCAGCGTTCGACGTGCTGAAAAATTGCGGTCCGATCAGTGCGAAATCATTTTCTTCCTGCATACGCTGCATCAGCACGGAACCGACCATGCCGCGCCATCCGACCAATCCGACTCGTTTCATCGTTTCAACCTCAACAAATCCTTAAAGCGCTGCCACGACCGCGTCGCCCATCGCCGCCGTACCCACGACCGCCTCGCCGCCGCGTGCCAGATCCGCTGTGCGCAGCCCTTGCCGCAACACCGTGCCGACCGCCGCATCCACGCGGTCCGCCAGTGCGGCCTCGCGCAGCGAATGGCGCAGCAGCATCGACACGGAGAGGATCGTCGCCAGCGAATTTGCCATGCCCTGCCCGGCGATGTCCGGCGCCGATCCGTGGATCGGTTCGTACATACCCTGACCATCGGCGTTCAGCGAGGCCGAGGGCAGCATGCCGATCGAACCGGTCAGCATGGACGCGGCATCGGACAGAATGTCACCAAACAAATTGGTGGTGACCATCACGTCGAACTGCTTCGGTGCACGAATCAACTGCATCGCCGCGTTGTCCACATACATGTGCGACAGCTCGACCCCGGGGTAGTCGCGGCCCACGCGCTCGACCACCTCGCGCCACAACTCGGATACTTCCAGCACGTTGGCCTTGTCTACCGAGCACAGGCGCTTGCCGCGCTTCATCGCCGTCTCAAAGGCCACACGGGCGATACGCTCGACCTCGTGTTCGCGGTAGACCAGCGTATTGAAACCCTCGCGCTCGCCGTCCTCGCGGGTACGCACGCCGCGCGGTTCGCCGAAATAGATGCCGCCGGTCAGTTCGCGAACGATCATGATATCCAATCCCTCGACCACCTCGCGCTTGAGCGTCGAAGCCTCGGCCAGCTCGGGGTACAGCAACGCCGGGCGCAGGTTGGCGAACAGACCCAACTCCTTGCGAATGCCCAACAGCCCGCGCTCCGGGCGCAGCTCGCGCGGCAGCGCGTCGTACTGTGGCCCGCCGACCGCGCCGAGCAGCACGGCGTCGGCCGCACGCGCCTTGGTCAGCGTTTCCTCTGGCAGCGGATGGCCCGCCGCGTCGTATCCGGCTCCGCCGATGGTTGCCTCGTCGAGTTCGACATCCAACCCGTGCCTGGACTTCAGCGCATCGATGAGCTTTACCGCCTCGGCGATGATTTCCGGACCGATCCCATCGCCCGGCAGCACCAGAATTGTACGACTCATGACTCTCGACTCCTTAAGTTATTCAGATAGATATACGACTAATTTAATGTATCTCTGAAACCGCAATCATCACCACACCGAGCGTGACCAGCACCAAGGCCAGAGCCTCGCCGACCCACACCCGCTCGCGCAGATAAAAATGCCCGACCAGAAAAGTGAACAGAATCTCGATCTGTCCCAGACCCCGCACCAGCGCGACATGCGTCAGCGCGAAGCCGGTGAACCAGGCCGCCGAGCCGAGGGCTGACAGCGCGCCCACCGGTGCCGCGCGGCGCCAGGACTGCAAGCAGGCGGCGAGCTGCGGACGCTGGCGCCAGGCCATGTAGGCACCCTGCATCGCGGTCTGCAGCAGATTGGTCACCAGCAGCATCAGCAAGGCCTTGAACAGCGCGGGCAGCGCTTCCGGCAACGTGAGGCTTGCCTGTCGCAGTGCCAGTGCGGTGATCGCGAAACACAGTCCCGCGCCCAGGCCGTACAGCGCCGCCGGCTGCAGCGAAGCGCGCAGCAACTCGCCCGGACTCATGCGCCGTCCGACGAAGGACAGCAGCAGCACGCCGATCACCGCCAGCAGGATACCCGCCGTCGCCAGCGGCGGCAGGCTGACGCCGAACACCACCACCGAGATCACCACCAGTTGCGCGGCTTCCGTCTTGGCGTAGGCCGTGCCGACCACGAAGTTGCGCAGACCGAAGGCACTGATCAGCAAGACCGTAGCGACGATCTGCGCCAGCCCGGCAACCACGCACAAGAGCAGAAATGCCGGCGACAACGACGGCATCTCGACCCGCAGCCACACCCAGGCGATCAGCAGCATCGCCGCGTCCAGCGGCAGCGCGTACAGGTAGCGGACGAAGCCCGCGCCACTGGCCGACAGTGACTCGCGCAACTTCGCCTGCAACGCGGTACGCCAGACCTGGAAAATCGCGGCAGCTAGGGTGACCGGAATCC
This genomic stretch from Acidihalobacter ferrooxydans harbors:
- the asd gene encoding aspartate-semialdehyde dehydrogenase; protein product: MKRVGLVGWRGMVGSVLMQRMQEENDFALIGPQFFSTSNAGGDAPAYGGGTLADAFDIARLGEMDVIITCQGGDYTAEVYPKLRAAGWAGHWIDAASTLRMSDESVIILDPVNRDIIDARLAAGGKTWIGGNCTVSLMLMGLGGLFRAGLVEWMSVMTYQAASGAGAQNMRELLNQMGALHACVAAELADPASAILDIDAKVSAELRSSDFPVAQFGVPLAGSLIPWIDKQLDNGQSREEWKAQAETNKILGSESSPLPVDGMCVRVGSMRCHSQALTIKLAQDVSIAEVETLIREANDWVRLIPNERDVSMRELSPAAVNGKLEVPVGRVRKLNMGPEYLGAFTCGDQLLWGAAEPLRRMLRIVLEAGD
- the leuB gene encoding 3-isopropylmalate dehydrogenase; translation: MSRTILVLPGDGIGPEIIAEAVKLIDALKSRHGLDVELDEATIGGAGYDAAGHPLPEETLTKARAADAVLLGAVGGPQYDALPRELRPERGLLGIRKELGLFANLRPALLYPELAEASTLKREVVEGLDIMIVRELTGGIYFGEPRGVRTREDGEREGFNTLVYREHEVERIARVAFETAMKRGKRLCSVDKANVLEVSELWREVVERVGRDYPGVELSHMYVDNAAMQLIRAPKQFDVMVTTNLFGDILSDAASMLTGSIGMLPSASLNADGQGMYEPIHGSAPDIAGQGMANSLATILSVSMLLRHSLREAALADRVDAAVGTVLRQGLRTADLARGGEAVVGTAAMGDAVVAAL
- a CDS encoding EamA family transporter — translated: MSVPAWIPVTLAAAIFQVWRTALQAKLRESLSASGAGFVRYLYALPLDAAMLLIAWVWLRVEMPSLSPAFLLLCVVAGLAQIVATVLLISAFGLRNFVVGTAYAKTEAAQLVVISVVVFGVSLPPLATAGILLAVIGVLLLSFVGRRMSPGELLRASLQPAALYGLGAGLCFAITALALRQASLTLPEALPALFKALLMLLVTNLLQTAMQGAYMAWRQRPQLAACLQSWRRAAPVGALSALGSAAWFTGFALTHVALVRGLGQIEILFTFLVGHFYLRERVWVGEALALVLVTLGVVMIAVSEIH
- a CDS encoding FimV/HubP family polar landmark protein, with product MRRLALGLSLMGCLLAPATSLALGLGSIEVGTTLNQPLRADIKLVGASASDLQGLSVKLASPRLFKQVGIPRPGYLDNLHFEVISGSGGVPYIRITTPKAVMQPFLDFLVEVTWPGGQLLREYTVLLNPPNYMHGKPETSISAPLQATRPAPAAPILTTSASSAQTAASSTAPGQYRVKRGDTLSQVAGVMGQGRTATLDQMMLALVKTNPRAFINGNVNGLKSGYVLRAPSSQSLTALNAATAAAQVSKQNALWRAYAARLAGKTVAQTQLKATGTAPAGVPSAKPAVQTTSGSASSSAGHLKIMGTEPSTQGTSTKSAAGSSNVADLKHQLALAQESAASHKQEINDLQSRVNALQAIVKKQQALLAMKSQELASLQQQANAANKPSNKPAPLAPPVTRASIAAASNATSVSAAAASTVPVAPTSVAPAAATSLASANSVAPAASAAVPAVVKPQPQSAATTAKPTEPKPPVVPKPVVTQPPVSQPSFIDDLMSSPNLLMAAGGGILLLLALLWLVARRSSKARADQNADATPGSLPPTEDPAFDLADEAERDKSETIDAGAVAESPAAAADEIEPDATTELQGIAAFDMQSEAETQPGADNQQQAVERAREVESSDDVLAEADVYIAYGLYQQAEDVLQKALSAEPTRHDYQAKLLECHYGTKNVDAFVSGANALHDDMPHPEVDPLWIRVATLGKELVPDNPLFTGTDTGDLTPADVIAAEPAGEELNLPETDFKTDEPVADDDLDFDMDNLAPEKEQESVDEHVVDESDDMLDLGDLDDMLSIDGLSSDTADKASGAADESDAETLSALDFDLGDFEADEKTDTAAEQPDDGAVDFDLGELADAEAEDGETDDLDVLDLDVDMSDLDTELSDANEPTKTAVETDEHAFLIDEAEDEGQGDETVQEAVRTDDATTLGSDTAATNLDLAKAYIDMGDDEGARSALEEVIAEGNPEQKKEAERLLNQLS